The Aythya fuligula isolate bAytFul2 chromosome 7, bAytFul2.pri, whole genome shotgun sequence genome has a window encoding:
- the C7H10orf71 gene encoding cardiac-enriched FHL2-interacting protein, with protein sequence MQGNKKHTEGHSDSSSIGSLLDDADREVSSLTDRAFRSLCVAELEDSYNEPNLAISPDLAHQFSAKFHPGTLNHAIKLTASCNKLTARNNEHTIWASTFQQLPKYALEEKKIAKNNTLGTERKKLSLPVPGPRNNKHVSKVSSLIKTFDKTANQGSGGSLIAIKQPIKNSFQKSKLNHGNNMACGDDTAILSIHKELSEFSEDGQDSHCLTGKHEPQKRPNKIDLSYCGSDGYYPVLIEMSKIAKSNFSRSSKKALKNKNVKVNEPAKKGNFLHSENSAFESWKVHHKKLTEKQEFVDLITEKEGLTYLEEAPFSKGSHTSEHKLPPDKTTVAKKQEKDFQMEPPPPETAFSTPLPAVFVPQGPLHSGTEFRAALPPAPPPRIHVHHGPPRPPPVPQALPLAAPTQQSHPPTPPVREAPPVPLPPLPVQLSPLALSQASVSPQSVSSRIVSSSPVSQAPVPPPRVHPPTLTEEEDISPQQDTICPPWRRPRTTKEAYERRQTSKEKFTASDETCSLSEKTTRAKPDLDVTPLDKQANSPGSASPTFNITELLTPIIPPKQEVDPMEGELIPLTPPPTDSVAERDDEATGFGDYRSRDSYKAKASSLLFNLKDVRKRVKSIYTPSPMLRALENKNKTKENIQENIKVNTSSSTLQEISNKNIAEKDESSDITSALSECVHENDNKTDLTGHFTDNYLTLSSPQTTADLLFHQTGDNLQQDNSKYKELVKNTRDNEKMFRHQSEEPYLRKSLPYPALKAYSRDTTDTTAGQPVQKPSFRAEEIERQAGHQNENFAFRTLPSQLSPAEDVPYSDIQSNVAVSGHEAQGKRSPSSSEQSFVSTVEQPFQEEPFPLDPLIQKSSLQESQRTKGEMSADSKKSHEGRVKAAGEDELQYYACISSGTGAAESREGRVTGNEQRSLMKEKIRQEKKEEVNSMDSASDSIKDTSTPRSEETQTQPSSSSSKPCLFMIKDNTFRSPQVIRTVKLPLFRSFSLDDTVSSSYKEMEGRFASSAAHSKQPRDTLHAQERGWSALRRRGQQNVREGTTDKERDASESGSTSATLDPNLLEDTESFSLGKLMEEDEETCALLNKVGKMNEESVCSSKENSQIRKARRSLTQPNLGLENDQAQNNPSYPIERKTNYFKNHHLSKRKGGSCAKKIITRETISPVTGSVSEDHIYSPVSHEVLEDIPHMEGGSVLLDSLECSAVTSPRSGSTMHSLVASLPSDKPTISSLGETEDAINPALLNTTLRSQADMSAEEILDSMQRHLLDSAGEAERLELMGLGERGAGKPPAVPPKTEKALRRAKKLASRRKKMEEQQKKHQTEHTDAVGRKPSHSGQAVVSPSPLGYSPLHPVPHSAFPPTETSIGRPTVASAVSPSPSLTQRKLLQDPDSGQYYVIDLPAEVNLKTFYDPETGKYVQVSVPSLEGNLYPPSSSEIRNSPYASYPRVLPLPASSVAVLKSPSQLSEPTWLMPAVPGEPPEDGQQNYRGTEAVDTQPYIEPVSYSYGQDAEETQVHLGKDMSPTPNTDLVTLTDLDDFVAEGVS encoded by the coding sequence ATGCAGGGAAATAAGAAACATACAGAAGGACACAGTGACTCCTCAAGTATTGGGAGTCTTCTGGATGATGCAGACCGAGAGGTGAGCAGCCTCACAGACCGGGCTTTCAGAAGTCTGTGTGTGGCAGAACTTGAAGACTCTTACAATGAACCAAATCTTGCCATTTCCCCTGACCTTGCCCACCAGTTCTCTGCTAAATTTCATCCAGGGACATTAAACCATGCCATCAAGCTAACAGCAAGCTGTAACAAGCTAACAGCAAGAAACAATGAACATACAATATGGGCTTCAACATTCCAGCAGTTACCAAAGTATGctctggaggagaaaaagattgCTAAAAATAATACCCTtggcacagaaaggaaaaagctcaGTTTGCCAGTCCCTGGTCCAAGGAACAATAAACATGTTTCAAAAGTGTCCTCATTGATTAAGACATTTGATAAGACTGCAAACCAAGGGTCAGGAGGTTCCCTGATAGCCATTAAGCAGCCcattaaaaatagctttcaaaaaagtaaattaaatcaTGGAAACAATATGGCTTGCGGGGATGACACAGCTATTTTGAGCATTCACAAGGaactttctgaattttctgagGACGGTCAAGACAGCCACTGCCTTACTGGTAAACACGAGCCACAGAAAAGACCTAATAAAATAGATCTGAGTTATTGTGGTTCTGATGGTTATTATCCTGTGCTGATTGAGATGTCAAAAATAGCCAAGTCAAATTTTTCCCGTTCTTCtaaaaaggctttgaaaaacaaaaatgtgaaagttaATGAGCCAgcaaaaaaaggcaattttcttcacagtgagaaTAGTGCTTTTGAATCATGGAAAGTCCATCATAAAAAATTGactgaaaaacaggaatttgTTGATCTaataacagaaaaggaaggtcTTACATACCTTGAAGAAGCACCATTTAGTAAAGGATCCCACACAAGTGAACATAAATTGCCACCTGACAAGACCACTGTTGCcaagaagcaggagaaggatTTTCAGATGgagccaccaccaccagaaaCTGCATTCAGCACTCCCCTCCCAGCTGTATTTGTACCTCAGGGCCCCCTCCATTCAGGAACTGAATTTcgtgctgctcttcctcctgcacCCCCACCTAGGATCCATGTGCACCATGGTCCTCCTCGGCCACCCCCAGTCCCTCAGGCACTTCCTCTTGCAGCTCCCACCCAGCAGAGCCATCCCCCAACACCCCCCGTCCGTGAAGCTCCTCCTGTACCACTGCCCCCCTTGCCAGTGCAACTTTCCCCCCTTGCCTTGTCCCAGGCCTCCGTCTCACCTCAGTCTGTGTCCTCCAGGATCGTTTCATCCTCACCTGTGTCCCAGGCACCTGTCCCACCTCCACGAGTACACCCACCCACCTTAACTGAAGAGGAAGACATCAGTCCCCAACAGGACACCATCTGTCCACCCTGGAGGAGACCAAGGACTACAAAAGAGGCATATGAGAGGAGACAGACTTCAAAGGAGAAGTTCACAGCCAGTGATGAGACATGCTCATTGTCTGAAAAGACGACCAGAGCCAAACCTGATCTGGATGTGACTCCTCTGGATAAACAGGCAAACTCCCCTGGATCAGCCAGTCCCACTTTCAATATCACCGAACTCTTAACACCCATCATACCACCAAAGCAGGAGGTGGACCCCATGGAAGGTGAGCTGATCCCGCTGACACCTCCTCCCACTGACAGCGTGGCAGAGAGGGACGATGAGGCGACCGGGTTTGGTGATTACAGGTCTCGGGATAGTTACAAGGCAAAAGCATCAAGTCTGTTATTCAACTTGAAGGATGTGCGTAAGCGTGTTAAAAGCATTTATACCCCTTCTCCTATGTTAAGGGCCctggagaataaaaataagactaaGGAAAATATACAGGAGAATATAAAAGTGAATACCTCATCATCAACTTTGCAAGAAataagtaacaaaaatattgcagaGAAAGACGAGTCGAGTGATATAACTTCTGCATTGTCTGAGTGTGTTCATGAAAATGACAATAAAACTGATTTAACTGGACACTTTACAGACAATTACCTGACTTTGAGTTCACCCCAGACAACAGCAGACCTTTTATTTCACCAAACTGGAGACAATTTACAGCAAGATaattcaaaatacaaagaactGGTTAAAAACACAAGGGATAATGAAAAGATGTTCAGGCATCAATCAGAAGAACCCTATTTAAGAAAAAGTCTGCCGTATCCAGCACTGAAGGCATACAGTAGAGACACTACAGATACAACAGCTGGGCAACCTGTGCAAAAACCCAGCTTCCGAGCTGAGGAAATTGAGAGACAGGCTGGTCATCAGaatgaaaattttgcttttagaacCCTTCCAAGCCAACTCTCACCAGCAGAGGATGTGCCTTACAGTGACATCCAAAGCAATGTGGCAGTCAGTGGCCATGAAGCACAAGGCAAAAGAAGCCCTAGCTCTTCTGAGCAATCTTTTGTCTCCACAGTAGAGCAGCCATTTCAGGAGGAGCCATTTCCACTGGATCCCCTGATACAGAAGTCAAGTCTTCAAGAAAGCCAGAGGACTAAGGGTGAAATGAGTGCAGACAGTAAGAAAAGCCATGAGGGAAGAGTgaaagcagctggggaagaTGAACTTCAATATTATGCTTGTATCAGCTCTGGTACTGGTGCAGCAGAGAGTAGGGAGGGTAGGGTTACTGGGAATGAACAAAGGAGcttgatgaaagaaaaaataaggcaagagaagaaggaagaggtcAATAGCATGGATTCTGCTTCTGACAGCATAAAGGACACCTCCACCCCAAGGTCTGAGGAGACACAAACACAACCATCTTCAAGCTCATCCAAACCCTGTCTGTTTATGATCAAAGATAACACATTCAGGTCACCTCAGGTAATAAGGACTGTCAAGTTGCCCCTGTTCAGGTCCTTTTCCCTGGACGATACAGTGAGCAGCAGTTATAAGGAAATGGAAGGTAGATTTGCAtcctcagcagcacacagcaagcAGCCCCGAGACACATTGCATGCCCAGGAGCGAGGCTGGTCGGCACTGAGGCGCAGAGGGCAGCAGAATGTGAGGGAAGGCACGACTGACAAAGAGAGAGATGCCAGTGAGTCTGGATCTACTTCAGCAACACTGGACCCCAACCTTCTGGAAGATACAGAGAGCTTTTCTTTAGGGAAGCTGatggaagaagatgaagagacGTGTGCTTTGTTAAATAAAGTTGGGAAAATGAATGAGGAAAGTGTCTGCAGCAGTAAAGAGAACTCCCAGATTAGGAAGGCAAGACGCAGCTTAACACAGCCAAATTTGGGTCTGGAAAATGACCAAGCACAAAACAACCCCAGCTATCCCatagaaagaaagacaaattacTTTAAGAACCATCATTTATCTAAGCGTAAAGGTGGTTCTTGTGcgaaaaaaataataactaggGAGACAATTTCCCCTGTGACTGGCTCTGTATCAGAGGACCACATATATTCTCCTGTATCCCATGAAGTTTTAGAGGATATCCCACACATGGAAGGTGGGTCAGTTTTATTAGACAGTCTTGAATGCTCTGCTGTTACAAGCCCCAGGTCAGGAAGCACGATGCACTCTCTTGTTGCCAGTTTACCATCAGATAAACCAACAATTTCTAGCCTTGGAGAAACAGAGGATGCTATAAACCCTGCCTTGCTGAACACGACACTGAGGAGCCAAGCAGATATGTCTGCAGAAGAGATACTTGATTCAATGCAGAGACATCTACTTGATTCTGCCGGGGAAGCTGAGAGATTGGAGCTCATGGGACTtggggagagaggagcaggCAAGCCTCCCGCTGTGCCaccaaaaacagaaaaggcacTGCGGCGGGCCAAAAAGCTGgcaagcaggagaaagaaaatggaagagcagcagaaaaaacaTCAGACAGAACATACAGATGCTGTAGGGAGAAAGCCTTCTCATTCTGGACAGGCAGTAGTATCTCCCTCACCCCTGGGATATTCCCCTCTCCATCCTGTCCCTCACTCAGCTTTTCCTCCTACAGAAACCAGTATAGGAAGACCCACTGTTGCATCAGCAGTAAGCCCTTCACCTTCTTTAACCCAGCGTAAACTCCTCCAAGACCCTGACTCTGGCCAATACTATGTAATTGATTTACCAGCTGAAGTTAATTTGAAGACATTTTATGACCCAGAAACTGGCAAATATGTTCAAGTCTCAGTCCCTTCCTTGGAAGGGAATTTATACCCGCCCTCCTCTTCAGAAATTAGGAATTCTCCCTACGCCTCCTACCCTAGAGTGTTGCCTTTACCAGCTTCATCTGTAGCAGTGCTGAAGTCACCTTCTCAGCTCTCTGAACCTACATGGTTAATGCCAGCTGTGCCAGGAGAACCACCCGAAGATGGCCAACAGAACTACAGAGGCACTGAAGCTGTGGATACTCAGCCATATATTGAACCTGTCTCTTATTCCTATGGCCAAGATGCTGAAGAAACTCAGGTTCACTTAGGAAAGGACATGAGCCCAACCCCAAATACAGACCTAGTGACCCTCACTGATTTAGATGATTTTGTTGCTGAAGGGGTATCCTGA